The following coding sequences are from one Syntrophus gentianae window:
- a CDS encoding type II toxin-antitoxin system RelE family toxin → MTDQEEYRICQGRCRIVYFIQDEAVTVWVGKVGHRKDIYL, encoded by the coding sequence CTGACTGATCAGGAAGAATATCGCATTTGCCAGGGTCGCTGCCGAATCGTCTATTTCATTCAAGACGAAGCAGTCACCGTATGGGTAGGGAAGGTCGGGCATAGGAAAGACATCTACCTATAG
- a CDS encoding CopG family transcriptional regulator: protein MATGAKRAIVYLDPELHKALRLKAVETSQSVSELVNKVVREALSEDAEDIEAFEERVGEPLISYDEMIKRLRRDARI from the coding sequence ATGGCAACAGGAGCCAAACGAGCTATCGTATATTTGGACCCGGAACTACACAAAGCGCTTCGACTGAAAGCTGTCGAGACTTCTCAGTCTGTGTCGGAACTCGTCAATAAAGTCGTCAGAGAAGCCCTGTCGGAGGATGCCGAGGACATTGAGGCTTTCGAAGAAAGGGTCGGCGAGCCTCTGATCAGCTATGATGAAATGATCAAGAGGCTGAGACGAGATGCCCGTATATAA